The Doryrhamphus excisus isolate RoL2022-K1 chromosome 22, RoL_Dexc_1.0, whole genome shotgun sequence genome segment TACTGTACGTATATAACTCCTGAGCATACCCAAATCCTTTAGTTTTCCAGGCTCCTCAATAAAGTCTGTAGACAGCCtggtttaatgtgttttttggtgACTCATCATATGACCAGCAGATGGTACCTTTAGTTTTCAAACCAAACTTTGCttgaaaatacaataatacagtatgaaagtaaaaaatgttttcatattgTGCTCTCTTGGTGAATAGCATGAATAAGAAGTTTGGAATATTTCAAGTACTTCTTTACATATCACCAATGAGTTGAGTCACacattgtttctttgttttggtCCGAGTACGCCACTGATCCATTTGTACTCCAAGGACTATATCCGCATGTTATTCCACTTTTTGATCCAAATACTAGAATGGTTAGCAATGTGTCTTTGTCTTTCCCCTGATGCATAGCCAAAGAACTGACAAGGAGGGCTTCCAAAATGTGTTCATGGTGATAGAGCTGAATCCTCCTTTCTGTGAATACTGTCAGGCGCTCCATAGAGGTCTCACTCTGGAGGGCTGGTATTTTGGCTTTCCACAGTAGCAGCAGTGAACACAGGTAAGCACGACCATGGCGAGGAATGTACCTGAAATGAAAGGTCACGCTTAAGGTCATGCAGatgaaatagaaaatggattggacTCACAAATGAAAAAGATGATCACAACGAAGGCCCCCAGTTCCAACGGATCGGCTTGTGGCAGCTCTTTCAGTTTGGTCCAAACCTTTTTGAGAATCTCTTgcatttcttcatttatatcCATGGTGATCCTCAGATGCACACAGGATACGCTCAAAGTCGGCTTTGTACCTCCTTTTTTTCCAGCAGTGAGATAGCACTCATTGAAATCTGCAAAAGCTAAACATAAGTCACAGATTACTGCTTCTGAATGCAAAAGGGTATTTCAAAGTGCAACTCCACCCTTGACTACTCTGCAATTTTACTCTCCATCCCTACAATTACTCCCTGAAGCCTGGAAAGCTTTTTAACCTTGAAATGCTACTTTCTGTGTGGTCATATCACGTATGTAGAGTCTACAGGGAGAACCTGCAGCTGAGTGCTTGGTGTAAAGATAAACAGGGCATACTATTTCTAGCATGGTATTTCAAGAGTGATGCCGGCCATCATGGCTTAGGCagctgtgtgcttgtgtgtgaacACCACAGTTTGAGACAGGTCTGGCTGTACAAGCTTTGAATGCAGTAAATAAGGTAcccaaaacattaaaaaaacagctttcCATATGATACAGTGCAATTCTAGATCACTGcaaataaccacaataaacatgaTATTAAATGAATATCTCCTATACAGTATGGTTTTAAGTAGTTGaaccaaaatcaaaatgcaTATAGAATGCTGAACATCCACCACGTGACTACTTTATGAGTTTTTGTTAACACAACTCAtactatgaacatttttttaatccatgTTGTTTAATTAACATGTCCATGATCAGTCAGTGACAGAAATTACTAGTCAATGCAATTACAccgcattttaaaatgtttttttttttaagacgtAGACTGTAAATACGAACATACGCTTTGGAAATACAGTGTGACGAAACGACCCATCAAAACGTCTGCATTCAAAGCGTATGGCCATTGGCTTACAGAGATGTCAATCAAATATGACGTCCGTCTCAGTTTATCGCACCGCCCTCCTTAACTTTGTTTAGGGCAAGGAAGCTAGCGTTAGGACTAGGAGAATAGTCAAGAATGTTTGTACGGATGATTAATATGATAGTTGACTGCATTGCTTAGCTACgttagaaaaataattaaaaaaaaaaccgagCACGTCAAAATTGACGAAGTTCAACATCCGGGCATTTCATGAAGTGTTCGCTGTAAACCAGGCAACGTAAGACGCAGGAGCTTAATTTCTGTGTGtcatttaatcattcatttttacatacagtattgcTAAATATTTCGGTGtaagtttacatttttgtaaatctTACCATGAAAATCAAAACTAACTAAACTAATAATTTTCCTTGTTAGATAAtatgaacaacaaaaatattaaatgttggTTAAAAATGAGCTAACGCTAAcacttttcacattttattgtgAACATTAAGCTAACAGGTTCATTTCTATGATACACAGACTGGCTAGGCTACAAACAAGCGGGTCACATATTGACACTCTTCTCTCACCTTTCTGTCTTTCCTTTTTTTGAATGCCAAACTTTATTTTACTAGGCATTGACAACATTGTTTCACTTTGCTCTGCACAGCTACTGATGAACTGCAGTTGAGATGCACAGTGAAGGTAGTAGTGGACCAAACCATTTCATTTTCCTATGGGGAGTGATCAATCAATAAGGAAGATTACATTGTCTGTTACTTTAATAATTTTCTGACAGCTAAATTATTTTACCCAGGGGCCCTGTGTGGATATGCCCACCCCTACTGTATGCCAGTTGACAATAATTGATGCATTTGCTCAtggatgtgttttttaatgtttgaattTTGTCTGTGAAAGTTGTCCAAATATAAACCACCTGCCACAGCCATTAAGATCACCCAACTATGCTTATGGATATGAGTAACCTGCACTTTGgtttgttaataaaaaaaaagttatatataggaatacatgctTACCACAGCTGGAAACAGTTTCCAGTCCTCCCAAACTGCGTTGCACATAAACTTGACCTTCTTATATTTAGCAGACCTCTGCTTCAGCACTTCACCTTCCCCCTCTTCTTGCTcctcctgtttgttttttactccAGCTGATCAACTCTGCTTGCTCCAATTTAGCTGGAGACTGGAGCTGAATGCTTGACTCTTTCAGAGGCTCAGCAGCCTTTCTGGACAGTTGCATGAACTTTTTCCTCCAAGAGCAATGTCCACGTTTGACTCCTTTTCTCGCTACTTGTGTGTGCGtcctctctcctccctctttctcaCTGGCCTCTCCCCCCTTTTTTTACCTCCTACACGTCTTCCCAAAATGACTCTTTCACTGCTGCTCACACGCCCCCTCAGTGTCTGTACATCTGAGCACTCATTCAacgtttttttccctcctccctcTTGGTTGCCAGAGACCAGCTGAAACAGGGTCTCTTTTTGTGTCTTCCGTCGCCGTGGAGACGATGGTACTTTTAAAACAAGCAGGGGGTGATATGTTTGTGTAAATCCATCTGGTGTCTTAACAGCTGACTCCAGCGTTTCTTTGCAGTTTCATCTGGAGACTTTTCCCTCAATAGTCTAATTTGGATCTTCTGTTGCCAATCTGTTTTAacgcaaaatgaaaacaatggcTCCCTTTGTATTAACTCCCTGGAAAAGAGGCCTGGCATATGTTCTGTAAGGGCTGATGCCAGTCAGGCCTCCTTGTGGTTGAAATGTAACGGTAACATATGGCTATCGCTTATTTCCTTAAATGTCTTCAGAGCCTAGAAAGATGTAGAAAGCTCACACCcggacacaacaacacaacactcaGAGCGCGGTGTCGCCGCCGTGCAGTGCTTCAGTGcacatcttgtgtagcacaacttgGCAGAAGTGTAGGCATATATAGGTAGTTTACAGCTGAACAGTAGGGCATTTAATGCCCTAATTGCATCCAGAATTTCAGAAACCATCAGTAAAAACGTCGAAAGTCGCAAACGAACAAGGTAGtactacacaagatggcggacttGCAGTGACAAAAACGTACGGCTCTTGAGGTTTCTACATAATGTAGTTCTGTGTGCATCATTATCCTCATATTAGCATCAAGCTGATGACTGATGTATACCAGTATCATCATTATTGGCATATTAGTATCAAACTGATGACTGATGTATGTCAGTATCATCATTATTGCCATATTTGTATCAAGCTGAAATCATCATCAGAATTACTAAAACTTTGGAAAAAATGTCAGTAGCATCATTAATGCAATATTAGAATCAAGGTTATGAAATCGgcatcagtagaaaatgaacggaTGCAATTGGCCTCTcaccgaagtcagctgggataggctccggcaaaAATATGCATCAGTCTTCATGCTAAAATGACAAGAATGGTACAGGCCGAGGGGGCTCCGGACACCAAGGCGCTCCCAGGCCAATTGTGAGACATGATTGCACCAGCATGTTGGAGGTTTTCCCCCTGGGTCTCCTCCTGGCTTGGTATGctcggaacacctcaccaggagTCAGAAGGCATTTGGACTAGGTGCACGAGACACCTGTCGACCTTCAGCTCCATAAATGCTGCCATAAATATGCAATTTCAGTTCCTTTTCTTAACCTATGGATGCTCTCTGGTGGTCAAAACGATACTAAATATTAAATCAGAACCTCCAGTAGATTTTTTGTCCCCCATTGGGCTGTAAATCCAGTTTGAGACAGAGCTGCCCAAATTGTTATCTGCCAGCAATAGCAAATCATGTTTTAGTGCGCATTCCAAATACACACTCCAGCTTTAGAGAGTTTtcatgttgcatttttttccattgccTTTGTCCAGTCAACAGAATGTATTCCAGGGCAGACGTTTAGTACAGCAAATTTCCCATTTAGCTCATTATGGTTTGCACATGCATCTGCGTGCATCTTTAGTATCTTGGCTTGTCCGGTGTTTTCGGTGTTAAACCTTTTTGGGGTTTACTATGCATGCTTCTCCCTGCTTCCCTGCATTTAGATCCACTTTGCTTTGGCACAACGCCCCGACTGTGACAACTGCACTAATGTTGATAGAATGATTGTTTACATGCATGTATAAGCTATAACCATATATTAATTGGTACATGTGCTGGTGCATCTGTTGATTACAGACTGTACTTGAATGTACTAAGTTACTGTCACATCATGAGAAAGTATAATGAGTGAGGTGGAAAAGGTaacacaatacaaaataatacaacattttggAATAGCAATATTCCTTGTAAATATACAAATTCCTTATTTAATAtgtttacattattaaaatgtattcaattGGAGGTTTCAGTGATTCAGAGtgacataaaaacatgtttgaatAATAAGTTACATTGATTTATGCAAATTGTTTGCTACAGATGGGATTTTAGAATTGAGtgtgtgaaaaatgtgaaaaatattttattttttatatatcacAAAATGAGTGTGATAGACTCTTTGTTTAATCACCTTGTACGGATGTTACATTTATCATGTTGCACGTGTGGCTGAGCCTGCCCTACACTGTGTTGGGGATTTACGAACAGTACCTGAAGGCAACGCGAGCGCTGCAAACAGGAGGAAGACCGGAAGCGCCGCTCTTGTAACTAGcggtgggcgatactgcaaagTGTGGAATCGGTTCGATACCAGGTAAATACTAGCGATACATGTTTCGAGCTCTAGGATGAAACACAGGACAACGActttaagaaaacaaaatattgaTTATATACAACAATTTAGGGCAATTTAACGACAAAATAAAGCAATTAGTCCCTTTTATAACACACAAGCAGTGGCGGTTCTGGCTTGAATGACGCTCCGGGCGGCTGTCATACAATTGCTTGGGAAAAATAAGCTAAACAACAACTGGCTTTGATTCATATAATTTGCATGCCATTGTTATCACTATTGTTGATATATGTATCGACCCGCCCATCCCTATTGCAACATCTCTGCCACGtctctgcagcagcagcagcagcagcgactCTCTGGGTCGGGATGGGCGGTGGGGGATGAGAAGGAGACAAGGGAGGATGTGGGAGGGACTGAGGAAATACCGAGGAGAGGACGGAAACAGGAACCACAGTAGTGTGCAAGAATAAGACAGGAGCTGCCCTTCTGGAGGAGGATCACGTCGGAGTTCTTCACACATGCTAAGCTCAGGGACAATGGATGAATTCGTTACCGAAGAAGAAGAGCCTTGGTACGACCAGCGGGACCTGGAGCAGGGTAAGATCTTCCTTCTTGGCCGCAGCATCCCGGCAGGAAGCAGCTGGAGCCGGCCGGCCGGCCAGTCAGCTGCCATGCACATAACAAAGACTCAGTCTCAGCATGACACATTTAATCCACATGATCTAGCATCTTCTTCGGTTAGTATTAACAATTTATGTTAAGCATTTGCCATCATCAGTTTTGTTTATTAGCCTTAAACTTGGACTGGTGTAGTGTTGTTATTGCAGCATGAATTATGAGgccaaatacaacattcattcatgttagTAGGGTAGagtataacaataaaatatctgGTGATGAGCaattaaatacacaacattGCATACTATGTGCAGTACATAGAAGAatggtatatgtatatatgtataattaaattataatatggGGTTTCAACCTTTTAAAAGGTCAAAGTGAATAATCACatgaaaaatgtcaatgttttcaAGCATTATTGTACTTGATAAGTAACTTTATGAAAAAGTCAGAAACATGAGCAATACACAAAGTGATATCTTTGCACCATAGTGTATTCGTCTTATGATATCTCTACGTACAACAGATGATATTTCCCTTTCCAAAATACTGTCCTCTCATGCTAACTCCACTTTCCTCGTCAGTCACCGTGCCAACTCATCACAGTTATACGCTTCAAGGTGAATCAATGCTGATGCGGACCTTTCTTTGCTTTGGCATGGAATTCAGTTACAGACTTTGTGGAAGCATTGCTGCGCTATGACAACGCACTTTGCATTTTCTGCAGGATGTTTCATTAATCAATAGAGCTTTTTACATGACTGACAGACTTGTCCAGTTCAGCAGTtcattatttagttttattactCTACACAGCAAAGGCAATTTTGATAACTTTGGACCCGACTTAAGAATATCAACGAAGACTTGCAAATTGATTGGACTTTGGCATCAGTGATTCAGGACTTGACTCTGACTTTAGTGCGATGACTTAAAAGTAGATGAAATTTTCAGTGAATGTGCtgagtaaaatgtgtccccatCCAAAGTATTCAAATCTCCCGGTTGTTATTATGTCATTTCCAGCTATACAACCTCCGTTTCCCTTTGAATCTGACTCACTGACTGCATGCTATGGCAGCACTCTTTTGTGGCTAAGTCTTATtggtcttattttatttaaaaacatcaaagtccagtcattgtatttgtcaaatTGAAtctattgttatattgttaacATGCTACTTTATTTGGTGATGGCAAAACAGTGCCCATGACTTGTAAGGACtgcatttttgtcacacttaaatgtttcagatcattcaACAAATTCAAATAAGCACACACTTAAAACACAGCagtaagtccacctctgaatggctgaagaaaaaccaaatgaagaccttTGGACGGCCTGGTCCAAGTCCTGACTGAAGCCTACTGAGATaatgtggcatgaccttaaaaagggttcatgttggaaaagcctccaaagtggctgaatgacaacaattctgcaaagatgagtgggccagcGTTCCTCCATAGCattggaagagactcattgcaagttatcacaaacgcttgattgcagttgttgctaagGGTgacatcactttttcacacatggccatgtagatttggattgtttttctcccttagtaatttatttaaaaatataatttagtgttcagttgtgttgtcattgactaatatttacatttgttggataatctgaaacatttgagtgtgacaaactagaaaaaataagaagtcaagaagggggcaaacactttttcacaacaCTAAGATTGTAAATGCATTCAATGTGCTAATTTACTGAAGGTGTGATCCATTGGAATTCCTGCTAGTGTTTACAAATGGAAAAGCAGAGAAACAAGAGCGAGTCAAACATATCATTAGCGTCTTTGTTTGAgccttttgtgttgttttccagCCTCTACTGGCTGACGTCCAAGAAGCAAATGCTGGGCTGTACCAGCTCAGACTTGATTTGAATCTCACCACAGGCTTCCATGGTTTCCCTTTTAGTGCTGCTTTTTACCAATCACTCATATTTTATGTTGATAAATCATACAGAAAAGACCCATAAAGGTCATTGCAATGACTTTTAACATCATGCTTTGACAGATATAGGATATTATTTAGAAGGGCTGTACAAAAACATCTGAAATATCTCGATTAACACAAAAAAGACGCTTTCATTAAAACGACAACAACGTATAAGAAATCATGCCCGACTTTTAGCGCCATCGTTTCAAGCTTGAGGCCTGAGTGTGTGTGGCAAGtattgattgtgatgttttctaATGCAATTATTTCTATTGATCGGTAGGCCTTTTGCCTTGTCTCGTGTGTGTTCAGCTGTTTTCCTCTCTATCTATGACATCTCAATGCAGTTCTTCTTACTTTATTTCTATCTTGGACTTTCAGCTAACAAACTTGATTCTTATTTGTGTCTGCTTATAACTGCTAGCACTGTGTAGCCACGCTAAGGGCACAAAGAGGCTCAATAGCCGAGAAGATGCTCACtcttttttgtgtacatttcatGTAGAGCCAATGCGCACAGACAcctgcagagtgaaccctcttgtcatccagcctgtgtagcGCAGATAGACTAACAGAAAGTTacccagctgttttttttatcgttCGATAAATTGATACATCTGTTTtagtttaaaataattttttctaaaaatatgacTTGGTGCTCTAGTTATGAGTGAGGCAAAGTGATAGATGACCTGACTTAAAACAGACCACAGTAGCAGTTCAGCAACACTGTGCTGCTGCacccttttttattttcctttatattttttatttttcataatttctcTCAACTCAAATTAATATGCTAATCTTTCTCACCTTATTGCTCTTTCTCTGTGTTGATATGATTTATTCATACTATCCCCTTAACCCTTCTCATGGTTAGACCTGCACTTGGCTGCGGAGCTTGGAAAAACATTGCTGGAAAGGAACAAGGAGCTGGAGGACTCCCTGCAGCAGATGTACATCACCAATGAAGAGCAAGTGCAAGAAATTGAGGTAGGAGAGCGGGAATAGATTGGGGGGAATAGACGAGAGACAAATAGAATATAAAAACAtccagaaaaaataaaacaatatgcaatggaacctcggttagcatgtttttcggtcATGTTTCTCACATTCTGGATCAAATGCCAGCACTTGAACCTTTTTTGGTTCCATTtggggttgtttatattgtggtTATTGTTAAGCAGAGACCTGAGATGGTTGGTGTTGATGTTCTAAATGAAGTGAAATACACtgcactggccactaggtgtcactggtaacacacaccagacttgatctcTAATGACaggcttttgttatttattgcacaacaggcacaatcataatataataacaatattaatgtTCGTCATccacgtaataataataataataacaacacaggaCACTGTTGTGGCCGTGCACTAGCTAGAATTCACCTCAGAATCCCcggcctcacttcctgtccacatgtccagaagacatttattgaaacaaacATGAATGAgaatgtgtcttatttatgtcttaaatgttgtgtttgtctgattatatatactatactgggtaatatgagtgtaaaggtgactataggggtgttatttcatgtctagagagctctaataatgttatttagAATGCCATAAGCAGGCTGTTTgggctctatgaaaatattcggTATGAgaatgtgtcttatttatgtcttaaatgctCTGTTTTGTCtgattatatatactatattgggtaatatgagtgtaaatgtgactataggggtccttattgtgtgtctgtgtgtttatcATGCAGTACCTATCAAAGCAGTTAGAAGTCCTCCGGGACATGAATGAGCAGCATGCAAAAGTATACGAGCAGCTGGATGGAACGGCAAGAGAGCTCGAACGCACCAACCAAACACTTGTGATTAACAGCAAGGCCTCGCAGCAAAAGATCGAGAGGTAAAGCCTTCACTCACTTCCACAGCATTTATTTATCAGTCTGCTACATTTGGCCCGTCAGccaacaatccttatgtgagacattttCTGGCTTTGTATaagtggaataggtgtgtcccattacgtgcattattttttttttagctgtttttatatcttcagaACACGCAGAAAAGAGACATGTGCGTTGACTTttaacataaggattgtgagaCAATTAGTGggtacattatttacattattcattcattcattttctaccgctttttcctcacgagggtctcagggggtgctggagcctatcccagctgtctttgggcgggactggtcgccagccaatcacagggcacatatggacaaacaaccattcacactcacattcatacctatggacaatttggagtcgccaattaacctagcatgtttttggaatgtgggaggaaaccagagtacccggagaacatgcaaactccacacagagatgcccgagtgtggaattgaaccctggtctcctagctgtgacgtatgcgcgctaaccactccaccgccgtgccgccttatttacattatttacagcaaaattccaacaaaagtgcagttttccttgaatGTGTCCTTTCTTAAATCAGGTTAACAGGGACCATTGAGACGTTGCAGAATCAGGTGGAGTCCCTCACAGGACAGGTGGATCAGCTTCGCTCCATGGAAAAGCTGAGAGTCAAGAGGGAGAAGAGGGAAAGACGCAAGACCATTCACTCCTTCCCTTGCCTGAGGGAACTTTGCACGGCACCCAGGTATGGCTGTCTTGCTTGTGGAGAGATAACACAACCATTTGGTTGGACCATAAAAGTCCTGGATTCTACATGCTGTTTTAGGCGtacttatttgtatttgtgatgCGTTTGTAAAAGGTACGAGGATGACTTTGTGGTGGGCAGGGCTGAAAGCTTCTCTGTGGAGGCGAAGCGTCAGCCGTTTGAAGAGGAGAACCAGCACCTGAGGGAGGCCGTGTCGGCTCTACGAGCGGCTATCCGGACGGAGAGGGGTCGTCGAGAGGGTGTGGAGAAGGAGTGCAACTTGCTACTCGCTGATTTCTCTCGTCTGCAAACACGTGTGCAGGTGACTGTTCGACTCCATCACCGCTGTTATTTTGAAAGAGGTTTCAACGTGATTTGGGTTTGTTCTCCCAGGATGCTGAGAGCTGCCAGGCGAGGGTGCGGGAGTTGGAGGTGGAGCTGCAGGAGCTGCAGCAGCTCCGCCGCGCCCGAACTTTCCTCCTTGGAAACGAAGATGACGGCGTCACACTCACCCAGACCGTTCTCAACAACACCCCGGAGACTGACACCTTCCTGGAGGGTGATGTCTTGGAAACGGGAGGAGGCGTGAGAGAAGAGGCGGACGGAGGAACCGGCGTGGGTGGGGAAACGCTTCCCGAGTCAAaccctgtgaggaaaagctgcAGCGACACTGCGCTCAACGCCATTGTTGCTCGGGATGCATCCGGCCGCAGGAGAGGAAGCTACGCTCTCCACGCCAACAG includes the following:
- the LOC131109540 gene encoding cerebellar degeneration-related protein 2-like, with amino-acid sequence MLSSGTMDEFVTEEEEPWYDQRDLEQDLHLAAELGKTLLERNKELEDSLQQMYITNEEQVQEIEYLSKQLEVLRDMNEQHAKVYEQLDGTARELERTNQTLVINSKASQQKIERLTGTIETLQNQVESLTGQVDQLRSMEKLRVKREKRERRKTIHSFPCLRELCTAPRYEDDFVVGRAESFSVEAKRQPFEEENQHLREAVSALRAAIRTERGRREGVEKECNLLLADFSRLQTRVQDAESCQARVRELEVELQELQQLRRARTFLLGNEDDGVTLTQTVLNNTPETDTFLEGDVLETGGGVREEADGGTGVGGETLPESNPVRKSCSDTALNAIVARDASGRRRGSYALHANSVRKRGMSILREVDEQYHALLEKYEELLGKCRRNEDSLCHAGVQTSRPVSRDPSMKDCAMGHTPAPPPTPTQSPSTPEAIEMIGKQVEAVDKRLGQNTPEYKALFKEIFSRIQKTKMDIKATKAAKSSKSSKSGKSSKQ